The DNA sequence AGCTACGAGGGCGTCGGTACCGTGGAATTCCTGCTCGACAAGTACGGCAACTTCTACTTCATGGAAATGAACACCCGCATCCAGGTGGAGCATCCGGTCACCGAGATGATCACGGGCCTCGACCTGGTGACCCGGCAGATCCTGGTGGCGGCCGGCGAACCGCTGGCCATCAAGCAGGAAGACGTGCAACTGCGCGGGCATGCCATCGAGTGCCGCATCAACGCCGAGGATCCGGCCCGCGACTTCCGCCCGTCGCCCGGCACCATCGACGCGTACGTACCGCCCGGCGGGCCGGGTGTCCGGGTGGATTCCCACTGCTACCCCGGTTACACCATCCCGCCTCACTACGACTCGATGATCGCCAAGCTCGTGGTGTGGGCGGAGGACAGGGATCGGGCGATCGCCCGCATGCAGCGCGCGCTGGGCGAATACGCCATCACGGGCGTGCGGACCACCATCCCGATTCACCAGCGCATTCTGGAGAACGCGTTCTTCCGGAAGGGCGAAGTCTACACGAACTTCCTGCAGCGTCGCATCCTGGGAGGCTGACGCGATAGAATGATCGGATCATGGCCCTCAACACGCGCCGCGTAGCGCGCGAACTGGCGCTCCTGGCGGCCGCGCAACTCGGTCCGCTGGGCGACGGCGCTCGACCCGCCTTGCCCGAACTCATCGCCCGCGCCGCGGATCTGCTGGGCGAAGAGGCGCGCGAGCGCATCGAATCCGCGGTGGCCGAGTTGCAGCGGGTACGCGCCCTGCTCGAGGGCATCATGGAGGCCGAACTGAGCGGCGCCCTGCTGCACCAGGTCCTCAAGCTGTCGGGCCGCCTTGCCAAGGTGGACGATGCGGGGCTGGAGCGCCTGGCAAAGGCATTCTGGGACGGGGCGCGCGCCGCCGGCGCCGAGGACGCGGCGCGCCTGGGCGCCGTCGAGGTCGTCGTTCCCAGGGCATTGGAGGCCATCGACGATCTCGGCCAAGCCGCCGAGCAACTGGGCGAGGCGCTGGATTGGCCGACCAAGGCGGCGCTGGCCGACAGCGAGGGCGTGCGCGCCTTCGCGCTCGGCATGATCCAGCGCTACCAGGAGCACGCCAAGGACGTGGACGCCGCCCTCGACGAAGCCGCCGAGCACTGGTCGCTCGAGCGCATGGCCGCCCTGGATCGCGAGATCCTGCGCCTCGCGCTGGCCGAACTCTGGTACGACCCGTCGGTGCCGGTGGAGGTGGCCATCAACGAGGCGGTCGAGCTTGCCAAGAAATACGGCACGGAGGACTCCAGCCGTTTCGTCAACGGCGTTCTCTCGCGCTTCGCGGCGGATGCGGCGCGCATCCGGGAGAAGCAGCAGGTCAAATGAGCTGGCTGGATCGGTTCCGCGCGCCGAAGGCCCCCGTCACTCCGCTCCAGACCGAAGCCCCGCCGGCCGAGGATCAGGCGCCCGCACCCGGGTCGGCGAGTGCCGGATCGCCACTGATTGCCCGAAGCGCTCCGGCTGCCGAAACTGCGCCCGTCGCCGAAACTGCGCCCGACGCCGAAACTGCGCCCGTCGCCGAAGCTGCGCCCGTCGCCGAAGCTGCGCCGATTGCCGACGTCGCCCCGGCTGCCGATGCGATGCTCCAGCGCGCAGACGAAGCCGCCCCGCCTCCCGAGCCCGCGGCGAAGGGGTTCTGGCGCAAGACCTGGGACGTCCTCAATGCGCCCATCCCCGGCACGCCCTCCTTCGGGATGGATCGGGTCGACCTCGGGCAGATCGCCGAGCGCCTGGCCACGACGCGGGATGTCCTCGTGGACAAGGTCAAGGCCCTCGTCAAGGGCCGCACGCGGGTCGACGAGGACCTGCTGGAAGAACTCGAGGAGCTCCTGCTGGAATCCGACATGGGAGTCAAGGTCGCCGAAGGCGCACTCGCGCACCTGCGCGCCGAGGCCAAGGCCGGCCGCCTCGAACCGGACGGCGTCACGCGCGCGCTCGCCGAGTTCCTGAAGGGCAAGCTCGGGCCGCAGGCTCCCCTCGACCTGGCGGCCGGCCGCCTCGCCGTGGTCGTGCTCGTGGGCGTCAACGGCACCGGCAAGACCACGACGCTGGGAAAGCTGGCCCACCGCTGCAACCTGCTG is a window from the Candidatus Tanganyikabacteria bacterium genome containing:
- the nusB gene encoding transcription antitermination factor NusB, whose protein sequence is MALNTRRVARELALLAAAQLGPLGDGARPALPELIARAADLLGEEARERIESAVAELQRVRALLEGIMEAELSGALLHQVLKLSGRLAKVDDAGLERLAKAFWDGARAAGAEDAARLGAVEVVVPRALEAIDDLGQAAEQLGEALDWPTKAALADSEGVRAFALGMIQRYQEHAKDVDAALDEAAEHWSLERMAALDREILRLALAELWYDPSVPVEVAINEAVELAKKYGTEDSSRFVNGVLSRFAADAARIREKQQVK